A single window of Nematostella vectensis chromosome 4, jaNemVect1.1, whole genome shotgun sequence DNA harbors:
- the LOC125561811 gene encoding uncharacterized protein K02A2.6-like, whose product MAESGEMYHRALGPLVLDANASENWRKFLMQFEIYLVAKGKDDKGDKLKVNLLLNCAGPSAIEEYSHFVYTAGESNESYGDVCRKFHELCRGAKNVIYERLLFNLRNQKEGERIDNFVSELKRLSLNCDFGALRDSLIRDRIVGGVTSDELRGELLKKPDLTLQTAHDYCRTYEATELQKYKFVPQTVVPSKTVSVQPVQVKKEQPSCKFCGYRHSFAHPTRCPAFKRNCKICSKTGHFAKMCKNKQKKDPEVHVVEQEYDSSDSNETHTYFGSIEVGSVLQNQQPKKSLIKVMIAGKEVKLKADTGAEATVIPYNLYKSITNKPLKRVHQPLKGWLATKPIYPKGCVRLPTQYKDRKIDLLYLVVDGEFTPLLSCEACLDLEVLQFMDLTLLDSPSAQTSNIDLSREQSKSTTTLTSDPVLKDYLDCFSNKPGMLPNKVHLEVDSAVTPVIHAPRKIPVSMLDPTQQKLREMEEDGIIVKEEEHTPWVSSMLVIDKRKGKEKKSPPTKDNIRICIDPRDLNRALKRPHYPMATVEQVANKLTGAEIFSTLDACSGFWQLPVDEESSKLLTFNTPWGRYRFLRLPFGISSAPEIYQREMDRLFAGVPVEIIVDDFLIHGGNQCELDHKMIAVLKRSREIGLKFNPRKAKLRVPEVSYVGHLFTADGLKPDPEKVRAINEMPAPTDKDGILRFLGTVNYLDKFIEHKADLQGPISQLTRNDTAFVWETPQQHAFDKLKAVITSAPVLAYFDNTKETVLNVDASGTGLGAVILQDERPVAFGSKTLSPAETRYANIERELLAIVWGTEKFHTYVYGRRVVVETDHKPLEAIFKKPLNEAPPRLQRMLLKLTKYDLDVRYVPGKKQFISDCLSRAPVSDTKPVSEPEEMIGINLIDSLGVDSSTLQKFKEASNCDVTSQVVMEYVVKGWPAEKHQLDELAREYWSFREELSVEDGLLFKADRIIVPRSLRAEVLEEIHGAHMGENKSLSFAREYVFWPSMTAQIKDKISSCSICNAFRNQQPRETLLPREVPGLPWQVISTDIFEYAGHSYLLVTDLYSKYFEIELLRQTTANCVINNLKKIFARFGIPVEVLSDNGSQYSNTRNLFNSSHEFKKFADEWGFRHTTSSPEYPQSNGAAEKAVQTAKRILKKAAADNKDPFEGLLKYRNTPFDDLGVSPAQLLMSRRTRTQLPTHRRLLLPQPVDPNQVVKTLKHRQSVSKRYYDSHSHDLPPLQVGDKVRIRPNREAEWRKAEVLPRSYLLGDERGRVFRRNRRQIISTPNDQSMSTSPFVIPAIPQLPPESTNNPTQLSNNVTASPTPPKSSERQHETTPMSTASGRVIKKPQRLIEHC is encoded by the coding sequence ATGGCCGAAAGTGGGGAAATGTATCATCGAGCTCTGGGACCTTTGGTGTTGGATGCGAATGCATCAGAAAATTGGAGAAAGTTCCTAATGCAGTTCGAAATTTACTTGGTTGCAAAAGGAAAGGACGACAAGGGAGATAAGTTAAAAGTTAATTTGTTACTTAACTGTGCTGGACCGAGTGCAATTGAAGAGTATAGCCACTTTGTGTATACTGCAGGCGAGAGTAATGAATCTTATGGTGATGTGTGCCGAAAGTTCCATGAACTTTGTCGAGGAGCTAAGAATGTCATTTATGAGCGACTGCTCTTCAATCTTAGAAACCAAAAGGAGGGTGAACGAATTGACAACTTTGTTAGTGAGCTAAAACGGCTTTCATTAAACTGTGACTTTGGAGCACTTAGAGATTCATTGATACGAGACCGTATTGTGGGGGGAGTAACCAGCGATGAATTGCGAGGGGAGTTGTTGAAAAAGCCAGACCTTACCCTACAAACCGCGCATGATTACTGCAGAACTTATGAGGCGACTGAGCTGCAGAAGTATAAGTTTGTTCCACAGACAGTAGTCCCAAGTAAAACAGTGTCTGTGCAACCAGTCCAAGTTAAGAAAGAACAGCCGTCTTGTAAGTTCTGTGGATATCGCCATTCATTTGCACACCCAACACGATGCCCAGCCTTTAAAAGGAATTGCAAGATTTGTAGCAAAACAGGCCATTTTGCAAAGATgtgtaaaaacaaacagaaaaaagatcCAGAAGTGCATGTGGTGGAACAGGAGTATGACTCAAGTGACAGCAACGAAACCCACACATACTTTGGATCCATTGAAGTCGGAAGCGTGTTACAGAACCAGCAACCCAAAAAGAGCCTGATAAAAGTCATGATAGCAGGAAAAGAGGTCAAACTGAAAGCAGACACGGGTGCGGAGGCTACTGTCATCCCCTACAACTTGTACAAGAGCATCACCAACAAGCCGTTGAAACGTGTACACCAGCCTTTGAAGGGCTGGCTTGCGACTAAGCCCATCTACCCTAAAGGATGTGTCCGCCTTCCAACACAGTACAAAGATCGAAAGATAGATCTGTTATATCTTGTAGTTGATGGAGAGTTCACCCCACTACTAAGTTGTGAGGCTTGCCTTGATCTTGAAGTCCTACAGTTCATGGATCTCACATTGCTAGATTCACCATCAGCACAAACATCAAACATCGACTTGTCCAGAGAACAAAGCAAAAGTACCACAACCCTCACAAGTGACCCTGTTCTGAAAGATTACCTTGATTGCTTCAGTAACAAACCAGGAATGTTACCCAACAAAGTACACCTAGAGGTAGACTCTGCAGTAACTCCAGTTATACACGCACCCAGAAAGATCCCAGTATCCATGTTAGACCCAACTCAACAGAAGCTGAGAGAGATGGAAGAAGATGGGATCATTGTTAAAGAAGAAGAACATACCCCTTGGGTCTCTTCGATGTTAGTAATCGATAAAcgaaaaggcaaagaaaagaaaagcccACCAACCAAAGACAACATCAGAATATGTATAGACCCACGTGACCTCAATAGAGCCCTCAAGAGACCCCATTATCCGATGGCCACAGTGGAACAGGTTGCCAACAAACTCACCGGTGCTGAAATATTCTCAACGTTGGATGCATGCAGCGGTTTTTGGCAACTACCAGTAGACGAAGAAAGCTCGAAGCTCCTGACTTTCAATACCCCCTGGGGTCGATACAGATTCCTGCGGCTCCCATTCGGCATAAGTTCCGCGCCCGAGATTTACCAACGAGAGATGGACCGACTCTTCGCAGGAGTACCAGTAGAAATAATCGTTGACGACTTTTTGATACATGGTGGAAATCAATGTGAGCTAGAtcacaagatgattgcagtATTGAAGAGGAGCCGTGAGATAGGTCTAAAGTTCAATCCACGTAAAGCCAAACTTCGAGTTCCTGAAGTCAGCTACGTTGGACACCTATTTACTGCAGACGGTTTAAAGCCTGATCCTGAAAAGGTAAGAGCTATCAACGAGATGCCTGCCCCGACCGATAAAGATGGCATACTACGTTTCCTAGGAACTGTAAACTATCTGGATAAATTTATTGAACATAAAGCTGATCTCCAGGGCCCTATCTCGCAGCTAACAAGGAATGATACCGCATTCGTATGGGAGACACCTCAACAGCATGCATTTGACAAGCTCAAAGCAGTCATTACCTCAGCGCCAGTTTTAGCCTATTTTGACAACACCAAAGAGACAGTGCTTAATGTTGATGCAAGTGGCACGGGATTAGGTGCTGTGATTCTGCAGGACGAAAGACCTGTAGCATTTGGCTCAAAAACACTATCACCTGCTGAGACAAGGTATGCCAACATCGAGCGAGAGCTTCTGGCAATTGTCTGGGGAACTGAAAAGTTCCATACTTATGTTTATGGACGTCGTGTTGTAGTTGAAACCGACCACAAACCACTagaagccatcttcaaaaagccCTTGAATGAAGCACCACCGAGATTGCAGAGGATGTTGTTAAAGCTGACAAAGTATGACCTTGATGTTCGTTATGTGCCAGGAAAGAAACAATTCATCTCAGATTGCTTAAGCAGAGCCCCAGTTAGTGACACTAAACCAGTTAGTGAACCAGAAGAGATGATTGGAATCAACTTAATTGACAGTCTTGGTGTAGATTCAAGCActttgcaaaaattcaaggaaGCATCAAACTGCGATGTTACCTCTCAAGTGGTCATGGAATATGTCGTTAAAGGTTGGCCAGCAGAAAAACATCAACTTGATGAGCTAGCGAGAGAATACTGGAGTTTTAGAGAGGAACTTAGCGTAGAAGATGGTTTGTTATTCAAAGCAGACAGAATCATTGTCCCGAGATCGTTGAGGGCAGAGGTGCTAGAAGAAATTCATGGCGCACACATGGGTGAGAACAAAAGTCTCAGTTTTGCAAGAGAATATGTTTTCTGGCCCTCAATGACTGCACAGATCAAAGACAAGATTAGTTCCTGCTCCATATGTAATGCCTTCCGAAACCAACAGCCAAGAGAGACCCTACTACCACGTGAGGTTCCTGGATTGCCTTGGCAAGTGATCAGTACTGACATCTTTGAATATGCCGGACATTCCTATTTGCTTGTTACCGATTTGTATTCAAAGTACTTTGAGATTGAGTTGTTACGCCAAACCACTGCTAATTGTGTTATCAATAACTTAAAGAAGATTTTTGCAAGATTTGGGATCCCGGTGGAAGTTCTGAGCGACAATGGCTCCCAGTACAGTAACACTAGAAACCTTTTTAATAGTTCACATGAGTTCAAAAAGTTTGCAGATGAGTGGGGTTTCCGTCACACCACAAGCTCTCCAGAGTATCCACAATCAAATGGAGCTGCCGAGAAAGCAGTTCAGACCGCAAAACGGATTTTAAAGAAAGCGGCTGCTGACAACAAAGATCCTTTTGAAGGATTACTCAAATACAGGAATACACCCTTTGATGACTTAGGTGTGTCTCCAGCTCAGCTGCTAATGAGTAGGAGAACACGTACCCAACTACCGACTCATCGACGTTTGCTACTGCCTCAGCCTGTTGACCCAAATCAAGTTGTGAAGACATTGAAACATCGTCAGAGTGTTTCAAAAAGGTATTATGATAGTCATAGTCATGATCTCCCTCCTTTACAAGTTGGAGATAAGGTGCGTATCCGTCCAAACCGGGAGGCTGAGTGGAGGAAAGCAGAAGTATTGCCCCGATCGTACTTATTAGGAGATGAGCGTGGGCGTGTCTTCAGGAGAAATCGACGACAAATCATTTCAACACCTAATGATCAATCGATGAGCACAAGTCCTTTTGTTATACCAGCCATTCCTCAACTACCACCAGAAAGTACCAACAACCCCACACAGTTAAGCAATAATGTGACAGCATCGCCTACACCACCAAAGTCTTCTGAGAGGCAACACGAGACGACACCGATGAGCACAGCATCTGGCAGGGTTATCAAAAAACCACAAAGACTTATTGAACATTGTTAA